One Neodiprion pinetum isolate iyNeoPine1 chromosome 1, iyNeoPine1.2, whole genome shotgun sequence genomic window carries:
- the LOC124224821 gene encoding mucin-2, whose protein sequence is MSGTPRPGPLGTRGHPGPVTRHQEIAMNPRALAVSGNATALPPPTTTTTMTTTTTLLPPSSTLPRPSPAGTLHPQVDVSTQADLHGVGGLHGDWGERRATPLYSREDIKEQYCITNRQLDAVERSGGGIFGCLSSRGPSPCASARTSLLSACVRGAPSEENLFDAPYPRTFYHQPHPGQARGQQGRYDTDEEDYPDNSYFRRRPTSFCTTPDPKRYTWVPEDEESTRLEGPRPVLPPTLTAPTSINPRPAPQQPPRPKHVSFARSHTLTSFEVPRSRSPPRSHERLIDSQPTMQGSLSAVLPLTHTYANSGDPRVLVLEKPPKRGVMKTQATQTEVPQSLRGRVAPITLSPRTIHRVKMVSQGAQTNGILNGRKLTKSYSEAGQLGTPLGATSPGGTPINGNTDVEHEPLQRTQSEEPPRSPFLVNTPPTSLTPIPRPLTDDRVNGESDNAMEQADQRLVDSDNEEILIDFKPAPISPRTRSSLSQTPRPCRRIVPLQKTLSDGEIQVERRELIGETSEPSYPHTCRRNHHDPWSKSTRTPILFSSTPDDLALLRATPPGEENHDEEFHENLIKRGLFRKRSVSLEDGVQNLGTGPTVTGEPILPRSLPTSPTTPTLVSGPQRAVQSPGSVSSNRHLLHAKLPVGVMGSPFASSDSLANDVTRDHSDGIWNESQATVLQADSLALLTPSSRRRHLLILQHQQRSSMDTEALDAEDEMEVGPPSPRIRLEPATPVSPVPSIDNFPSSTRNGRPRSGLRRRSPIPPPLSQPQSQSSSEFGLSLVRTDSGRTNTDVSETSTTEDYVTANTSTGTGTTTGNSGTTSSRSRHPQLHSGAAPSAPASATATAADGSSFESASSIYSLARSEAVVEEPCSPPAIIEESEASPGIEPPPSPARSTSSSSSGSYDLEDAMPEPLQDSYPTAPLSGAASETEPDHDEEHRSSSGGYAESPPDTHLWSEEERRRRRKTFTLDFQPGTEVENGRVDGYLENRDVSPTPSHRHRLRGKPLNTRSPHRNNKRRDSAQQQQIIRSPQKDDWREPLEDGTHVPTSDDSSCSHRHHLHHHHHHHHRESIEGGRHRRMRESPRRKTGGYISSRRKSNEVNHFHENTHLHICSSRLSPGGHYQRSPGHNGHATIIVKSPSPEARLKALSAESLRSVSPGSDSVFYSEGADHSSCVTASLEPLDAPHCHHCGREVQEEIVQPPAGFADSPEGHKATTKHSGHRLYKKFDKRFRSEDRSERRHLWSNGSRSEVRAKSEERNARSNSPREECSRRRLQARSTDASMEVLTGRENDARQLEAYATGDWICIEDFRGSHVWRKPESRGDEDDAGTDGAGRERRDSQGSTESEKCFARKYHAARRRMIHAKISGEMQKRIHMKSLTPAGR, encoded by the exons GTGGACGTCTCGACGCAGGCCGACCTCCACGGCGTCGGAGGGCTGCACGGGGATTGGGGAGAGCGTCGGGCGACGCCGCTTTATTCACGTGAGGACATCAAGGAGCAGTACTGCATAACGAATCGGCAGTTGGACGCCGTCGAGAGGTCCGGGGGCGGGATATTCGGGTGCCTCTCTTCGCGGGGCCCGTCGCCTTGCGCCTCGGCGAGGACGTCCCTTCTATCGGCTTGCGTCCGGGGGGCTCCGAGCGAGGAGAACCTCTTCGACGCGCCGTACCCGAGGACGTTTTACCATCAGCCCCATCCGGGGCAGGCGAGGGGCCAGCAGGGCAGGTACGATACGGACGAGGAGGACTACCCGGACAATTCCTACTTCCGCCGACGACCGACTTCCTTTTGCACGACTCCTGACCCTAAAAG GTACACGTGGGTACCCGAGGACGAGGAGTCGACGCGACTGGAGGGTCCTCGACCCGTCTTACCGCCCACTCTTACCGCGCCAACTTCGATCAACCCTCGCCCCGCACCCCAGCAGCCACCACGACCGAAGCACGTCAGCTTCGCGAGGTCCCATACTCTGACGTCTTTCGAGGTACCACGATCCAGAAGCCCCCCGAGGTCTCACGAACGTCTCATTGACTCTCAGCCGACTATGCAAGGATCCCTTTCCGCCGTGCTACCCTTGACGCACACCTACGCTAACTCTGGAGACCCTCGTGTTCTGGTACTCG AAAAACCACCGAAACGTGGAGTAATGAAGACTCAGGCCACACAGACTGAAGTTCCTCAAAGTCTACGAGGGCGAGTGGCTCCCATAACACTTAGCCCAAGGACGATTCATCGGGTGAAGATGGTCTCTCAGGGTGCTCAGACGAACGGAATTCTGAATGGACGTAAACTGACAAAGAGCTACTCGGAGGCCGGTCAGTTAGGAACGCCCTTGGGAGCAACTTCACCCGGCGGTACTCCCATCAATGGCAACACAGATGTCGAGCATGAACCCCTCCAAAGGACGCAGTCGGAGGAACCTCCGAGGTCACCGTTTTTGGTCAACACTCCACCGACTTCTCTGACGCCGATCCCTCGCCCCTTGACAGACGACCGGGTGAACGGAGAATCGGACAACGCGATGGAACAG GCTGATCAGAGACTCGTTGACTCCGACAACGAGGAAATTTTGATCGACTTTAAACCGGCCCCGATTTCCCCTCGCACCCGGAGCAGCCTCAGTCAAACGCCGCGGCCATGCAGGAGGATAGTGCCGCTGCAAAAGACCCTTTCCGACGGTGAGATCCAGGTTGAACGGCGAGAGCTGATAGGGGAGACGAGCGAGCCAAGCTACCCCCACACGTGTAGAAGAAATCATCACGATCCTTGGAGCAAGTCAACTCGAACTCCCATCCTGTTTTCATCAACCCCCGACGACCTTGCACTTTTGAGGGCTACACCACCTGGAGAAGAAAATCACGATGAG GAATTTCACGAGAATTTAATCAAACGAGGGCTCTTCCGAAAGAGGAGCGTGTCTCTTGAGGATGGAGTTCAAAATCTAGGTACAGGGCCAACGGTCACGGGTGAGCCCATACTACCCAGATCACTTCCCACTTCACCTACGACACCCACTTTGGTATCAG GACCTCAGAGGGCGGTGCAAAGTCCCGGTAGCGTGTCATCGAACCGACACCTCCTTCATGCGAAACTACCAGTCGGCGTAATGGGTTCGCCATTTGCGTCGAGTGACTCTTTGGCGAACGATGTAACCAGAGACCACAGTGACGGTATATGGAACGAATCTCAGGCTACAGTGTTGCAGGCTGACTCATTGGCCCTTCTTACGCCTTCCTCCAGAAGAAGACACCTTTTGATCCTCCAACACCAACAACGATCTTCCATGGACACCGAGGCGCTGGACGCCGAAGATGAAATGGAAGTGGGCCCACCAAGTCCCAGGATTCGTTTAGAACCAGCCACCCCAGTCAGCCCCGTCCCAAG CATCGATAATTTCCCGTCGTCCACACGGAACGGCAGACCACGAAGCGGTCTTCGAAGACGAAGTCCGATACCACCACCCTTGTCTCAACCGCAGTCCCAGTCATCCAGTGAATTCGGACTGAGTCTGGTCAGGACGGACTCGGGTCGAACGAATACAGACGTCTCGGAGACGTCAACGACTGAAGATTATGTGACGGCAAACACTTCTACGGGGACAGGTACGACGACGGGAAACTCTGGGACCACAAGTTCCCGGTCTCGACACCCTCAGCTTCACTCCGGTGCGGCACCGTCAGCACCAGCCTCAGCTACGGCCACTGCGGCCGATGGGAGTTCCTTCGAGAGCGCTAGTTCCATTTACAGTCTAGCGCGAAGTGAG GCCGTCGTCGAAGAGCCTTGCAGTCCACCGGCTATCATCGAAGAATCCGAAGCTTCTCCCGGAATCGAACCGCCCCCATCTCCGGCTAGATCGACGTCGAGCAGTAGCTCCGGTAGCTACGATCTCGAGGACGCGATGCCGGAACCTCTTCAAGATTCTTACCCAACTGCACCTCTCAGTGGTGCTGCCTCTGAAACTGAACCAGACCACGAT GAAGAGCACCGATCCAGTTCTGGCGGTTACGCAGAGTCACCACCAGATACTCACCTGTGGTCGGAAGAGGAGAGACGTAGACGCCGAAAAACGTTCACCTTGGACTTTCAGCCAGGCACTGAGGTGGAAAATGGACGCGTCGACGGATATTTGGAGAATCGGGACGTGAGTCCGACTCCAAGTCACAGGCACAGACTGAGAGGCAAACCGCTGAACACGCGAAGTCCTCACCGGAACAATAAGAGGAGGGATTCGGCTCAGCAGCAGCAGATCATCAGAAGCCCACAGAAAGACGACTGGCGAGAACCACTCGAAGACGGAACCCACGTCCCTACGTCGGATGATTCGAGCTGTAGCCATCGTCACCAccttcatcatcatcatcaccatcatcataGGGAAAGTATTGAAGGAGGAAGACACAGGAGAATGCGGGAGAGTCCGAGAAGAAAAACGGGAGGCTATATTTCGTCGCGACGAAAGAGCAACGAGGTAAATCATTTTCACGAGAACACTCACCTTCAt ATTTGTTCGAGTCGACTGAGTCCTGGTGGACACTATCAACGAAGTCCTGGGCACAACGGACACGCGACGATAATCGTGAAGTCGCCGAGTCCAGAAGCGCGACTAAAGGCACTGTCAGCCGAGTCCCTGAGGTCAGTTAGTCCCGGAAGTGACAGCGTCTTTTACAGCGAAGGTGCGGACCACTCGTCCTGTGTTACTGCTAGTTTAGAACCTCTGGACGCACCGCATTGTCACCATTGTGGTCGTGAG GTCCAGGAGGAAATCGTCCAACCGCCAGCCGGGTTTGCCGATTCCCCCGAGGGCCACAAGGCGACTACCAAGCACTCCGGACAtcgattgtataaaaaattcgacaaaCGATTCCGCTCCGAGGATAGAAGCGAACGTAGACATCTCTGGAGCAACGGGAGTCGTTCCGAGGTCCGGGCAAAATCCGAGGAGAGAAACGCGAGGTCCAACAGCCCCCGGGAAGAATGCAGTCGAAGGAGACTTCAGGCTCGCAGTACCGACGCCAGCATGGAGGTTCTCACTG GTCGAGAAAATGATGCCAGACAACTCGAGGCGTACGCAACCGGTGACTGGATATGCATAGAAGATTTTCGCGGCAGTCACGTTTGGCGAAAGCCGGAAAGCCGCGGCGACGAAGACGACGCAGGCACCGACGGAGCGGGAAGGGAGCGTCGAGATTCGCAGGGTTCAACCGAGAGCGAGAAGTGTTTTGCTCGAAAGTACCACGCGGCGAGACGAAGGATGATTCACGCCAAGATCAGCGGAGAGATGCAAAAAAGGATCCACATGAAGAGCTTGA CTCCGGCAGGCCGATAA
- the LOC124212238 gene encoding uncharacterized protein, whose product MVCDAAGSGCPPEIGEEDVSLRRALEDLFKCMLRVWCKEGQALTTLGVPPPESDKRVIVKREPGGEFGFRIHGSKPVVVSVIEPDMPAESSGLEVGDIIISVNGRSVMDAVHSEVVRLAHSGTDILELEVVRTCNILAPQVPRSGSKDGPAEAPLCSGYLWRRSTTSTSSTSDKWVRRWFALRRDNCLYCYKTDADSQPVGAVMLLKYAVTPTPDVRPHSFVITKPGAPTLHLGADAEEAASRWATVIKEAVEKNNQGDTWLNASLRLQQMPPCTIQRPDCFGYLSKQQGAHTREFGSSWSRRYCVLKDAVLYFYDDANAERAFGIACVRGFSVHWGASGSAEGRKHAFELQPPDSTQKSHIFATESEMDKKRWIAALEYSIDRWIKIG is encoded by the exons ATGGTGTGCGACGCCGCGGGTTCCGGGTGCCCGCCCGAGATCGGAGAAGAAGACGTCTCCTTGAGGCGCGCCCTTGAAGATCTTTTCAAATGTATGCTCAGGGTCTGGTGCAAGGAAGGCCAAGCATTGACCACGCTCGGCGTCCCGCCACCCG AAAGCGACAAAAGAGTGATCGTAAAAAGGGAGCCTGGGGGCGAGTTCGGGTTCCGGATTCACGGCTCGAAGCCCGTCGTGGTATCGGTAATTGAGCCGGATATGCCGGCTGAGAGCTCCGGCCTCGAGGTGGGCGACATCATCATATCCGTAAACGGAAGAAGCGTCATGGACGCGGTTCACTCGGAAGTCGTAAGGCTCGCGCATTCGGGAACCGACATCCTGGAGCTCGAGGTCGTGCGAACCTGCAACATCCTGGCGCCCCAGGTCCCGAGGAGCGGCTCGAAGGACGGGCCAGCCGAGGCGCCTCTCTGCTCCGGGTACCTGTGGAGGAGGTCGACGACTTCGACGTCTTCGACGTCGGACAAATGGGTCAGGAGATGGTTCGCGTTACGCCGCGACAACTGCCTTTATTGCTACAAGACTGATGCG GATTCACAGCCGGTAGGAGCAGTGATGCTCCTAAAGTACGCGGTAACGCCAACCCCCGACGTCAGACCCCACAGCTTCGTCATAACGAAACCCGGAGCACCAACGTTGCACTTAGGAGCCGACGCCGAGGAAGCGGCCAGCCGTTGGGCGACGGTCATAAAAGAAGCTGTCGAAAAGAACAACCAG GGCGACACCTGGTTGAACGCATCGTTGAGGCTACAGCAGATGCCTCCCTGCACGATTCAGAGGCCGGACTGTTTCGGCTACCTCAGTAAGCAGCAGGGCGCTCATACCAGGGAATTCGGCTCGAGCTGGTCTCGCAGATACTGCGTCCTCAAGGACGCCGTCCTCTACTTCTACGACGACGCCAACGCCGAACGCGCCTTCGGCATCGCCTGTGTTCGCGGCTTTTCCGTTCACTGGGGTGCATCCGGTTCCGCGGAGGGCAGGAAACACGCCTTCGAACTACAGCCGCCAGATTCTACCCAAAAGAGTCACATTTTTGCGACCGAATCCGAAATGGACAAAAAGAG GTGGATAGCAGCGCTCGAATACTCGATTGACCGGTGGATAAAGATAGGTTGA